The Thermoproteales archaeon genome includes a window with the following:
- a CDS encoding PIN domain-containing protein: MDTMIDTNVFVYRAIKDSEYRESSRSLLDSIPKWLVPTIVVHEVVWVLGELLGRGKALAFIKALISDN, encoded by the coding sequence TTGGACACTATGATCGATACTAACGTGTTTGTTTATAGAGCTATAAAGGACTCGGAGTATCGTGAAAGTTCGCGTAGTTTGTTAGATTCTATTCCTAAATGGTTGGTGCCGACAATTGTAGTTCATGAAGTCGTGTGGGTTCTTGGAGAACTCCTAGGTAGGGGTAAAGCCTTAGCTTTCATTAAGGCTTTAATTTCCGATAATTAA
- a CDS encoding type II toxin-antitoxin system RelE/ParE family toxin encodes MKYSVYWTRTAVRDLKKLDRKIAERIIGVVEEASLNPFRYFKKLRVLPLYSLRVGEYRVIASLDYEKQTIVVLVVEHRRRAYGRIK; translated from the coding sequence ATGAAATATAGTGTGTATTGGACCAGGACTGCGGTTAGAGATCTTAAGAAGCTTGATAGGAAAATTGCTGAAAGGATAATTGGGGTTGTTGAGGAGGCTTCTCTAAATCCTTTTCGCTACTTTAAAAAGCTTAGGGTCTTACCTCTTTATAGTTTGAGGGTTGGTGAGTACAGGGTTATAGCTTCTCTGGATTATGAGAAACAGACTATTGTGGTTTTGGTGGTAGAGCATAGGAGGAGAGCATATGGGAGGATTAAGTAG
- a CDS encoding PIN domain-containing protein — MKIENNRVVVDTYAWIEYFNGTEKGEKVKKFLIEEYTYTPEIVLAEIARKYIREEASLETVKQRLRIIEELSVTVGIDYKIALESGEAYLELLDHSKKLKLKAKPGLGDAIILATAKVLNAKILTGDQHFKKIKITIWIGE; from the coding sequence TTGAAGATAGAGAACAATAGAGTCGTTGTTGATACATATGCTTGGATAGAGTATTTCAACGGCACAGAAAAAGGTGAAAAAGTAAAAAAATTTCTAATCGAAGAATACACGTATACACCTGAAATAGTATTAGCCGAAATAGCTCGCAAATACATTCGCGAAGAGGCAAGCCTCGAAACTGTCAAACAACGCTTACGCATCATCGAAGAACTCTCAGTCACAGTAGGAATAGATTATAAAATAGCATTAGAAAGCGGCGAAGCATATCTAGAACTACTAGACCACTCGAAAAAACTTAAATTAAAAGCCAAGCCCGGACTAGGAGATGCCATAATCCTAGCAACTGCAAAAGTTCTAAACGCTAAAATATTAACAGGCGACCAACACTTTAAAAAAATAAAAATAACCATATGGATAGGAGAATAA
- a CDS encoding type II toxin-antitoxin system VapC family toxin has product MYVVDASVYASVAVKDEFYTRSKAFLAKSRSLGCVTLDLALVEAFNVLWKHVYLLKRIPAGRCLEISAILERIFENSVVGVYSAIRECKSAVEISVKYGITVYDAVYVSLADRLGYKLASFDEELESRLAGTGLENIVYILR; this is encoded by the coding sequence GTGTATGTTGTAGATGCTTCTGTGTATGCTAGTGTGGCTGTTAAAGACGAATTTTATACTCGTAGTAAGGCGTTTCTGGCTAAGAGTAGGAGTTTGGGATGTGTAACTTTGGACTTGGCTTTGGTTGAGGCTTTTAACGTGCTTTGGAAGCACGTGTATCTTTTAAAGAGAATTCCTGCTGGTCGATGCTTGGAAATATCTGCGATATTGGAGAGGATTTTTGAGAATAGCGTGGTTGGGGTGTATAGCGCTATTCGTGAGTGTAAAAGTGCTGTTGAAATTTCTGTTAAGTATGGAATAACTGTTTACGATGCTGTATACGTGTCGTTGGCTGATAGGTTGGGATATAAGCTGGCTAGTTTTGATGAGGAACTTGAGAGTAGGCTGGCGGGAACCGGGCTAGAAAATATCGTATACATTTTGCGTTGA